In the Clostridium beijerinckii genome, one interval contains:
- a CDS encoding glycoside hydrolase family 1 protein, with product MYFKEKHGFPDDFLWGSASAAYQVEGAAEEDGKGRSNWDEFVRIPGKTFKGTNGDVAVDHYHRYKEDIALMAEMGLKTYRFSISWPRIYPKGKGEVNEKGLEFYDNVIDECLKYGIEPMVTIYHWDLPIALQEEYNGWESRNIIDDYENYAITLFKRYKDKVKYWITLNEQNIFTSLGWVMAVHPPGKKNDLKMFYQVNHHANLAHAKAVLAFRKIVPDGKIGASFAFSPSYAIDCNPVNNIAKADYDDLQSFWWMDVYAYGRYPKAALKYLQGQGVAPVFEDGDAELMKAAAQVDFMGVNYYQTAVVEYNPIDGVGMAEMNTTGKKGSAQVSGTPGLFKNPPNPYLKTTDWDWTIDPMGIRMCCRTITSRYDLPIVISENGLGAFDKKTEDNKIHDDYRIAYLKAHIEELKEAINEGSEVIAYCTWSITDLLSWLNGYQKRYGFIYVDREEEEGASMNRYKKDSYYWYENVIRTNGEEL from the coding sequence ATGTATTTTAAAGAAAAGCATGGGTTTCCAGATGATTTTTTATGGGGAAGTGCATCTGCTGCATACCAAGTAGAAGGGGCTGCAGAAGAGGATGGAAAAGGAAGAAGTAATTGGGATGAGTTTGTAAGAATTCCAGGAAAAACATTCAAAGGAACAAATGGTGATGTAGCTGTTGATCATTATCATCGATATAAAGAAGATATTGCATTAATGGCGGAAATGGGATTAAAAACATATAGATTCTCTATATCTTGGCCAAGAATTTATCCAAAAGGAAAAGGTGAAGTTAATGAGAAGGGATTAGAATTTTATGACAATGTAATTGATGAATGTCTAAAATATGGAATAGAGCCAATGGTTACAATATATCATTGGGATTTACCTATAGCTTTACAGGAAGAATATAATGGTTGGGAAAGTAGAAACATAATTGATGATTATGAGAATTATGCTATTACTTTGTTTAAACGCTATAAAGATAAAGTAAAGTATTGGATAACATTAAACGAACAAAACATATTTACAAGTCTTGGATGGGTAATGGCAGTGCATCCACCAGGAAAGAAGAATGATTTAAAGATGTTCTATCAAGTAAATCATCATGCAAATTTAGCTCATGCAAAAGCAGTGCTTGCTTTTAGAAAAATAGTGCCAGATGGTAAGATAGGGGCAAGCTTTGCGTTTTCACCTAGCTATGCAATAGACTGCAATCCAGTAAATAATATAGCAAAAGCAGATTATGATGATTTACAATCATTTTGGTGGATGGATGTTTATGCATACGGAAGATATCCAAAAGCTGCATTAAAATATCTACAAGGCCAAGGGGTAGCACCTGTATTTGAAGATGGGGATGCGGAACTTATGAAGGCAGCAGCTCAAGTAGATTTTATGGGAGTTAATTACTACCAAACAGCGGTTGTTGAGTATAACCCAATTGATGGCGTTGGAATGGCTGAAATGAATACAACAGGAAAAAAAGGATCAGCACAAGTTAGTGGAACTCCTGGATTATTTAAAAATCCTCCAAACCCATATTTAAAAACTACAGACTGGGATTGGACAATAGATCCTATGGGGATAAGAATGTGCTGTAGAACTATTACAAGTAGATATGATTTACCAATAGTTATTTCTGAAAATGGATTAGGTGCATTTGACAAAAAGACTGAGGATAATAAAATTCATGATGACTATCGTATAGCGTACTTGAAGGCGCATATAGAAGAATTAAAAGAAGCTATTAATGAGGGATCAGAAGTGATTGCATATTGTACATGGTCTATAACAGATTTATTAAGCTGGTTGAATGGCTATCAAAAAAGATATGGTTTCATTTACGTAGATCGTGAAGAAGAAGAAGGCGCTTCAATGAATCGTTATAAGAAGGATAGCTATTATTGGTATGAAAATGTCATAAGGACAAATGGAGAAGAATTATAA
- a CDS encoding manganese catalase family protein — translation MFKHEKPLLRDVKVERPNPQYAVLMQEQLGGANGELKAALQYLSQSFRVKDPEIHDLFLDIAAEELSHMEMVAQTINLLNGHEVDYTKTPGGEIETHVLTGLAPGLINASGHPWTADYVNVTGDIAADLLSDIAAEQRAKVVYEYLYRQINDKYVKETIDFLLNREEAHNALFREALNKVQDRASNKDFGVTKDSRLYFDLSTPGRYFDNPEPTPPSFKNPREDSRKTTRS, via the coding sequence ATGTTTAAACACGAAAAACCATTACTTAGAGATGTAAAAGTAGAGAGACCAAATCCACAATATGCTGTGTTAATGCAAGAACAGCTAGGTGGTGCAAATGGTGAGTTAAAGGCAGCACTTCAGTACCTTTCACAAAGTTTTAGGGTAAAAGATCCTGAAATTCATGATTTATTTTTAGATATTGCAGCTGAAGAATTAAGTCATATGGAAATGGTAGCACAAACTATAAATTTACTAAATGGACATGAAGTTGATTATACTAAAACTCCTGGAGGAGAAATAGAAACTCACGTATTGACAGGTCTTGCGCCAGGACTTATTAATGCATCAGGACATCCTTGGACTGCAGATTATGTTAATGTTACAGGAGACATTGCAGCAGACTTATTATCTGATATAGCAGCTGAGCAAAGAGCAAAGGTTGTATATGAATATCTATATCGTCAAATTAATGATAAATACGTAAAAGAGACAATAGATTTTCTATTAAATAGAGAAGAAGCTCATAATGCACTATTTAGAGAAGCATTAAATAAGGTGCAAGATAGAGCATCAAATAAAGATTTTGGTGTAACAAAGGATTCTAGATTATACTTTGACTTATCAACTCCTGGAAGGTATTTTGACAATCCTGAGCCAACACCTCCTAGCTTTAAAAATCCACGTGAAGATAGTAGGAAAACTACTAGGTCTTAG
- a CDS encoding DUF362 domain-containing protein produces the protein MEKSKVYFTNMQATAKENLLQKLKRLIKSAGIDQIDFEKKYAAIKIHFGEPGNVAFLRPNFAKVVVDTIKELGGNPFLTDCNTLYVGGRKNALDHLNSAYENGYSPFSTGCHILIGDGLKGTDEALVPVTGGKYVKEAKIGHAIMDADIFISLNHFKGHELTGFGGALKNIGMGCGSRAGKMEMHSSGKPSVYEDKCVGCGMCAKNCAHSAISLTDKKALINHSKCVGCGRCIGICPMDAVMPASDESNDILNKKIAEYSWAVLNGRPNFHISLVIDVSPYCDCHAENDVPIVPDVGMFASFDPVALDVACADAVNKQPVMKGSLLEKSGCKHNDHFTNVSPETDWKVAIDYAVELGLGSKEYELITI, from the coding sequence ATGGAAAAATCGAAAGTATATTTTACTAATATGCAAGCAACAGCTAAGGAAAATTTGCTACAGAAGTTAAAACGTTTAATTAAGAGTGCAGGAATTGATCAAATTGATTTTGAGAAGAAATATGCAGCAATTAAGATTCACTTCGGCGAGCCAGGAAATGTAGCGTTTTTGCGCCCTAATTTTGCTAAAGTTGTGGTAGATACTATTAAGGAATTAGGAGGAAATCCATTTTTAACAGACTGCAATACTCTATATGTAGGAGGCAGAAAGAATGCGTTAGATCATTTAAATTCAGCATATGAAAATGGATATAGTCCGTTTTCAACAGGTTGCCATATATTAATTGGAGATGGTTTAAAAGGAACTGATGAAGCTTTGGTTCCAGTTACTGGTGGGAAATATGTAAAAGAAGCTAAAATAGGTCATGCGATTATGGATGCAGATATATTCATATCATTAAATCATTTTAAAGGTCATGAGTTAACAGGATTTGGAGGCGCTTTAAAAAATATAGGTATGGGATGCGGTTCGCGCGCAGGAAAAATGGAAATGCATAGTAGTGGAAAACCTAGCGTTTATGAAGATAAATGTGTTGGCTGTGGTATGTGTGCTAAAAACTGTGCACATAGTGCAATAAGTTTAACAGACAAAAAAGCACTCATCAATCATAGCAAATGCGTTGGATGTGGTCGTTGCATAGGAATTTGTCCAATGGATGCGGTTATGCCAGCATCAGATGAATCAAATGATATTTTAAATAAGAAAATAGCTGAATATTCATGGGCAGTATTAAATGGAAGACCAAATTTTCATATCAGCTTGGTAATTGATGTATCACCATATTGTGATTGTCATGCAGAAAATGATGTACCGATAGTTCCAGATGTAGGTATGTTTGCATCCTTTGATCCAGTAGCATTAGATGTAGCCTGTGCAGACGCAGTAAATAAGCAGCCAGTTATGAAAGGTAGCCTTCTTGAAAAGAGCGGTTGTAAGCACAATGATCACTTTACTAATGTTAGTCCAGAAACAGATTGGAAAGTTGCTATTGACTATGCTGTGGAATTAGGCTTAGGCAGTAAGGAATATGAGTTGATAACAATTTAG
- a CDS encoding aminoglycoside N(3)-acetyltransferase, with product MGDRKIVIKKDIVNALQQLGIKSGQNIIVHTSMKSFGFVCGGPQIIIEALIELVGKDGTIIIPTQTWKNMDPAYGVHWEEPIEWWDIIRDNWPAYDKDITPTNSMGAVAEMFRKWPGVLRSDHPVRSFAAWGKNAQYLINNHDLSDIFGESSPIGKLYDLDGYVLLLGTGYDKNTSIHLADERADYPSKHMEENSCAMMKDGERKWVTYSTLYVDGEDFMDIGIDFEKKYRVENTKIGNADVRFMRQREIVDFAVEWIEKNRK from the coding sequence ATGGGTGATAGAAAAATTGTAATTAAAAAAGATATAGTAAATGCGCTGCAACAACTTGGTATAAAAAGTGGACAAAATATTATAGTTCATACTTCAATGAAAAGCTTTGGATTTGTTTGTGGAGGCCCACAAATCATAATTGAAGCATTAATAGAGCTAGTTGGAAAAGATGGAACTATAATTATACCTACACAGACATGGAAAAACATGGATCCGGCATATGGTGTACATTGGGAGGAACCAATAGAATGGTGGGATATTATAAGAGATAATTGGCCGGCTTATGATAAGGATATTACTCCAACAAATTCAATGGGAGCAGTAGCAGAAATGTTTAGAAAGTGGCCAGGTGTTTTAAGAAGTGATCATCCTGTAAGGTCTTTTGCTGCATGGGGAAAAAATGCACAATATTTAATAAACAACCATGATTTAAGCGATATTTTTGGTGAAAGTTCTCCAATTGGGAAATTATATGATTTAGATGGATATGTATTACTATTGGGAACTGGATATGATAAAAATACATCTATTCATTTAGCAGATGAAAGAGCTGATTATCCATCAAAGCATATGGAAGAAAACAGTTGTGCAATGATGAAAGATGGCGAGCGTAAATGGGTTACGTATTCAACGTTATATGTTGATGGTGAAGATTTTATGGATATAGGAATTGATTTTGAGAAAAAGTATAGAGTTGAAAATACAAAAATAGGGAATGCGGATGTAAGATTCATGAGACAACGAGAAATTGTAGATTTTGCAGTTGAATGGATTGAAAAGAATAGAAAATAA
- a CDS encoding AraC family transcriptional regulator gives MHGSFEKTVLESEFPFRLFFNDGYSNTPHHWHEDIEIIYLVEGTLKACINRDTYNLKQGDILIIGGGEIHCFFKEKNFSNRAVIQFRTSIYDNFLSGTKDAKIIKPMWNQSIHLTMGNEIHALMERHINEIINEYSKAEEGYKLIIKARLYDLAGILLRYIPKQAYSSEDLSREKERLKKMDSVFQYVDSNYQEHIDLDDISKSIGFSKYYFTKFFKENTGVTFLDYLNNYRIKKAEWRIIEEDETIAEIAYNCGFNSIKTFNRLFKNIVGCTPMKYRRDNKN, from the coding sequence ATGCATGGGAGTTTTGAAAAAACAGTATTAGAATCTGAATTTCCTTTTAGATTGTTTTTTAATGATGGATATTCTAATACACCACATCACTGGCATGAAGATATAGAAATTATTTATCTTGTGGAAGGTACACTAAAGGCATGTATTAATAGAGATACTTATAATTTAAAACAAGGGGACATACTTATAATTGGTGGTGGAGAAATACATTGTTTTTTTAAAGAAAAGAATTTCAGTAATAGAGCTGTAATACAATTTAGAACTTCCATATATGATAATTTTCTTTCAGGAACAAAAGATGCTAAAATAATAAAACCTATGTGGAATCAATCAATACATTTAACCATGGGGAATGAAATTCATGCACTAATGGAGAGGCACATAAATGAGATTATCAATGAATATAGTAAGGCTGAGGAAGGATATAAGTTAATAATAAAAGCTAGATTATATGATCTGGCAGGTATACTACTTAGATATATACCTAAGCAAGCATATTCATCTGAAGACCTAAGCCGTGAAAAGGAAAGATTAAAGAAAATGGATAGTGTATTTCAATATGTGGATAGTAATTATCAAGAGCATATTGATTTAGATGATATTTCAAAATCTATAGGTTTTAGTAAATATTACTTTACAAAGTTTTTCAAAGAAAATACTGGGGTAACATTTTTAGATTATCTAAATAATTATAGAATTAAAAAAGCAGAGTGGCGTATAATTGAGGAAGATGAAACTATTGCAGAGATAGCCTATAACTGTGGATTTAATAGCATTAAAACTTTTAATAGGCTATTTAAAAATATAGTAGGTTGCACGCCTATGAAATATAGAAGAGATAATAAAAATTAA